In Erpetoichthys calabaricus chromosome 4, fErpCal1.3, whole genome shotgun sequence, one genomic interval encodes:
- the LOC114650786 gene encoding inosine-uridine preferring nucleoside hydrolase-like → MSKLLLVDVDCGVDDAQALMMALAVPDVKILGITCVHGNTSLDNICKNVLRVLKVCNRLEIPVYRGLARPLLQEPLTPSDFHGKDGLGDAPDPDAPGLELLQKEGAVEAMIRIAKENEGQVCLVATAPLTNLASAVKLDPSFPKRLKGLYIMGGNMEARGNSTVCGEFNFAADPEAAYIVLNEYLCPTYIATWEFTCYHNLSWEFCSEWMNQDTDKARFMKKIFAHSIKHSEGNESENEMLAISGFISCDSYAMAAALDHSFVTQACKCAVSVELSGNLTRGMMVVDDTGMLKKEHKVTIMRKCDLEKFKKLMMAALE, encoded by the exons ATGTCTAAATTACTGCTGGTTGATGTCGACTGTGGGGTGGACGATGCTCAGGCTCTGATGATGGCCCTGGCAGTGCCTGATGTGAAGATTCTAGGGATAACCTGTGTTCATGGAAACACTTCGCTTGACAACATCTGCAAAAATGTGCTCAGAGTTCTCAAAGTCTGCAATCGACTGGAG atTCCAGTTTATCGAGGTTTGGCAAGACCCCTTCTTCAAGAACCCTTGACTCCCTCTGATTTCCATGGGAAGGATGGATTGGGAGATGCTCCTGACCCAGATGCCCCTGGATTAGAGCTGCTGCAAAAGGAAGGAGCTGTAGAAGCTATGATCAGGATAGCTAAAGAAAATGAAGGCCAG gtTTGTTTGGTTGCTACTGCCCCACTGACAAACCTAGCATCGGCAGTGAAGCTCGACCCCAGTTTTCCAAAGAGGCTGAAAGGGCTCTACATTATGGGAGGCAACATGGAAG CAAGAGGAAATTCAACTGTATGTGGAGAATTTAACTTTGCAGCTGACCCTGAAGCAGCCTACATTGTTTTGAACGAATATCTGTGCCCAACCTACATTGCTACTTGGGAGTTTACTTGTTACCACAATTTATCCTGG GAATTTTGTTCTGAATGGATGAACCAGGACACAGACAAAGCCAGATTCATGAAGAAAATCTTTGCCCACAGCATTAAGCATTCGGAAGGCAATGAATCAGAGAATGAAATGCTTGCCATAAGCGGGTTTATATCTTGTGATTCCTATGCAATGGCTGCAGCTCTCGATCACTCCTTTGTGACACAAGCCTGCAAGTGTGCCGTGAGCGTGGAGTTGTCAGGAAATCTGACAAGGGGAATGATGGTAGTGGACGACACTGGTATGCTGAAGAAAGAGCACAAAGTCACAATCATGAGGAAATGTGATTTGGAAAAGTTTAAGAAACTAATGATGGCTGCTTTGGAATAA